In Lathyrus oleraceus cultivar Zhongwan6 chromosome 2, CAAS_Psat_ZW6_1.0, whole genome shotgun sequence, the DNA window CATGGGTTAAGATAAAGTTATAAATGCCGAGTGAGTCTAAAGAAGGGGTACAATTTGGGTATGGTAGATCCAGTTAAGAAATTGCACTTAGTAATGGAGTAAATTGACATTTTAGCCATGAAATGTAAAGGTTTTGTCAATTTTGTTTCTCAAATTTGTGAAGCAACCATTTAGTCCCTTAAAATGAAAAATGTCAATAACTATATTGTTTTTTCCAAAATTTGCACCACAATTGTAAAAGTTTCATGATTCTTTTGATGTCGCTTAATTAAGTTAaaatttatgttttttttattagttttgaaTTATGTTTATCAATGTTTTAAAATCTGGACCGATCAACCCAATAGATAGCCGATAGGTCATCTTGATATAAAATATTGATTGATGCTTATAAATTTAAAAAGTAAAAAAAGTAATTGTATGATATAATACTACCATAAATTAATAACTAATATagaatataataaataaatattatgTTCTATATAcataattaaaaattaaaaatagagtagaaaataaaaacttctaataAAAAAAGTTAATAGAAAATGTGTCTCTTGATCACATAGATCCATAACTTTCAACTAAACTCATCGACAAACGAAACAAAATACTTAAAGTATGCAGGATGATCTCATTGGCATAGTTGAAACGAAAGACTTTCTGGATTTCTTTCTGACTAGACAACCTTCAGAGAGTTTGTCGAGCATATCCAGGATTGGTATACCAattaccatatcttgagtaatcAGTTGATTGAGTGATTGAAAGTTCAAATGTCCAAACCTCAAATGCCATAGCCAACTATCCTTATGGTCGAAACATTTTTTAGACATTGTACTTCAATCAAATTGATCATGGTCTTAAATATCCTGTTCTTCGACAAAGGAGATTTTAAGACCAAATTGTTATGGGTGTCAAACAATTCTAACGCTTTATCTTTCATAATGATTGAAAAAACTTTTTTCGACTAGTTGTCCAACACTTAGTAGGTTGCACTTCATTCCAGGTACACAGAGTACATCTTTGATCATAGATTTTCCTCCATTGCTCCTTTGAAAACTATGTCACTAATACCTTCTACTTGCAACGATCTATTATCGGAAAGTTTGACCTTGCTCTTCTACGATGGGTCAAACTTTGCTAACCACACTTTTCGACCAGTCATGTGATTCGAGCAGCCTGAGTCGAGGAACCAGATTTTGGATTCGACATGATCATCTACATCTGCAGTCATAACCATCATATCTTCATAATCATTTGAATCTTGGTGTGCAAGGTCCACTCCTTCCTCTTTGCCTTTTGTCGATCCATTGTCTTTATTGTACCAACAATTCTTAGCAACGTGACCCCACTTTTCACAGTTATAGCATTTCGCATCTTTTTTCTCTTTGTCTTTATAATAAGAGTTTCCTTATCCTGTTTTCAAGGATTCAAAAGCCCTGTCATCGATCATGTGCTTTTGAGGGTCCGACTAAGACTTCTTACTCTGAGTCTTGTCTCATTTGCCTTTTGAACTTGTCGAAACCACCATTCTTCTTCCAAGCCTGAGTCTGCAGCGCTTGTATCGATTCTTGAACCATTTCCTTTCGACAATCCTAATCTCATGCGCCTCCAACGAACTAACCAAATCTTCCAGTTCATGATTTCAAAATTGTTGGATACTTGCATAGCTAAGATAAcgtgatcaaagtgagaggtcaacgtacacattaccttctcaactatcatcttatcagttaggGTTTCACCACAACCCTTCATGAGATGGACGAGATTCTGCACTTTCGACACATAGCCTGCTATATTTTCATATTCTTCCATCTGCAGCATTTCATAATGCCGTCGCAAAGTCTGCAGTTTGACTATTTTGAGTTTCTCACCTTCTTCATAATATTTGACAAGAATATCCCATGCCTTCTTCGTCGATTCAACATGAGAAATCCTATCGAAATTCTCCGAGTCTACAGCCGATTGAATGCAAAACGCTGCCTTACAATCTTTCTTCTTGGCCTCCTTGTTCGTGACTCTCTGAGCATTAGTTGCGTTCTTAGCAAGCTCAGGGACGTCATTAGTAACCACTTCAAGAGTATCATGAAAGTCAAACAGAGATTGTGTCTGTTTTCTCCATCGAATCCAATTTTTACCGTAAAGAATTGGAAGAGAATTCAGAATATCGTTGGTGTCATTCATCTTTGCGGGAAATGTGATTAACAACCCAAGATCACTAGCGTGTGATTCTTAAAAACACGATCAAGAATCTAATCGGGGCTCTAGATGTCAATTTGTTAGTGCATGAGACACTTTTGTGAGGAGAGAAAAGATAGAGAGTATGAAAATAAAGATTCTATTATTGAAGAATGATTGTGATACAAACTGATTTACATATGTATGTATTTATATACAAAGTTACTTGAATACTAAATAACAAACTATAACAAACTAAGTAACAAATTTTAAATCCTAATCATCTTTAACTTGTGCCTCACACAACTTAAATCATATCTTATATCTCAACATTGACAACATAATCAAAAAAAATAGTGCCATATACGACTATAAAATCTCTTGTGTGGACGATACTTAAATTGATACAAATTAGAATTCAAATAAAAGTATAAAACTTAACAATATTGATATTAGTTGGTTGAGATAAGTTTTACAAACAATTATATAGTTATTTACATCGacattttatattttttatatgtAAAGAAATTATGCATAGAAAAACTCAACCATGTGTaaaatataaaagtaaaataGGATAACCTATTGATAAGTATGAACTAGTGTGTGAAACAATTTAAAAATGTAAAAATATCGCGGCTGAATAAAAAAATGGAAATACGAAAAAATCAAGAGTGaaaaataatcaattaaaattGTCTCTTTAAATCATccaaaataaaaattatatattaaataGTTTAAATGTGCATTTTGTTAAAATAAAAATAGCGTGCTGATAATTTTCAAAAATTGGATAAGAGAGGAAATGAAAAGAGATTTTCCTAAAAATTTCGATGAAGTTTCGGCGTGGGCTCCAAAATTTGATATTAAAAGGATGGTATGCTCGTCATTCTCTGCCATCATCATCAGCCCATGTAATAGGCTGATCACACAGAGAAAATCCTAATGCCATTACCAACCAACAAATCTTGCACATTTTCCAATTTCTTATCACTATAATAATAATATTCTCCTTTCTTTTCTTTCCATAAGATGATGCTAAAGATAAAGATTGTGCAAACCATAGTGGCAGGGTTAACGTTTTTGTTGGGCTTATTGACCAACCTATTGTTGAAAATGCATAGGCAGCAGAACCATAAGGCTCATTCTTCTCAGAAACTccagaagatgatgatgatatCTGAATTagattcttcttcttcctccGAGGTTGATGATGAGAGGTATGGTCTGAGCTGGAGGTTGGCGGTGGAGACCAATAATAATGTGCGACCGTGGAAGACGGTGCCACCTTGTTGCTATAAACATGTTGAAAATTACATCCTTGGCGGACAATACGAACTTGACATGAACACCATCGTAGATGAAATTATTTTCTATGCAAAATCTCAAATACCCGTTCCTGGTCATAAAGATGCGTGGATTTTAGATGTGGATGATACATGTATCTCTAATATTCCTTATTACAAAGATAAGCGATTCGggtatgtatatgtatatgtatatgtatatatgcTTTGTTCTGCTTCTCTTCATTAACATGATTTGATTCTGTTATGTATAAATATATTTTCAGATGCGAGCCGTTCGATTCGACTATGTTTAAGGCATGGATCAACAAGGGAATGTGTCCTGCGAATCCTGTGGTACTGAGATTGTTTAAAACGTTGATACAAAAAGGTTTTAAGGTGTTCTTACTAACGGGTAGATATGAAGGAACCCTCGCTAAAATCACTATGGACAACCTACATATTCAAGGATTCATCGGATACCAACGCCTTATTTTGAGGTAATATTGAAAACTAATTTTCATGTTTTTATCACGTAGTTATAGATAGCGACTTGAAAAAGGAAGGTGGAGTGTGTGAAAATGGATTTTGGTATTTATGTGTTGCGTAGCTTCGTGGAATCGCCCCTAAGATGTCGACGCCACAAATTCATTTTCAACTAGTACTAGACAACATGCATACGACTTTAGTTTCCTAAGTTAATCAATATGTGATATAACAACACCGAACATTGCACGTCTATAGAGtatttatatattaatttaaCAAAACCTATATACATAAATTAAAGGGTCTTATTGAAAGTAGAGAACAAGAGACATGGCCGGTTGGTTGGAAGTATTAAATAAAAAAGACAATCGTCAAAAACATTGGCATTTGGTGTGTAGTATTTTTATAAACGGCTAGTGGAAACAGGAAAGAAATTTCCTCCAACAGATAACAATGTTGTGTGCACATTTTCTAGTTCATGAAAAACACACACTAGAATCGGTCAACTCTCGTAAAAGTCTTGAATATCATGCTGCTGACGGTGCCTAATTTGGCTATGTAATGTTAATTCAATCAACATTTTGAAAGGTTCTTATACTATTAATTAACTTTTTGGGATTGAAAAAGTCTTACCTAAGCAGCTCTAATTGCTTTTTGGCAGGAGTGATGAATACAAAGGACAGAGTGCAGTGAAATACAAGTCATCCATTAGGAAGGAAATAGAAAAGGAAGGTTATAGAATATGGGGAAATGTTGGAGACCAGTGGACTGACTTACAAGGAGACTCTTTGGGGAATCGTACTTTCAAACTCCCCAATCCTATGTATTGCATTTCATGACACATCACTGCTACTACTTGTGTTGTACCAGTACTCAACAAACCAAATGGTTTGTTTTCCACAAATTATCAATCTTCCTGTTCGATAAATTGAGTAATCAGAGTCTAAATAAATGCGGAAATAAATGCAGATGTAAGGATGTATGTATTTAaaaacatgattttattgaaaaaCACTTACAAAAGATGATTACAAGAGTTGATGGCAAGCTTAGGGATACTCAATAGAATCTCTCAATTTTTAAATGTCCTTCACCACAAACTATCTTCTCTTATATAGAGAAGAAAAGCATACGGGCTTCAAATAAATTTCAAACCACCCTAAAACTATACAGACAAGTGGTTGACAAGACATAATAATGAAATACATAATCAAAGATAATATGACCCTTTAATGAATACAACAAGCCAAAAAATAACATGGTAGGATAAATGTCAGTTTATCTTCAGAAAAGTAATATGATTTTATCTTCTTCAGAAAAGTAATTTGATCTTATCTTCACACATCATCCTTATCCTTCGAGATTTGTAATTCCATAACAGTCATCTTCATTGTCATTCAAGTGGTCAGATGTGTTGGAAACACTATCACTTTCGGATAAAACAGACATAACATCTTTCAATTTATTTAAAAATTCATTATGACTGGTAGCAGCTGATAAATTGGCTAGTAACTTAGATCGATCCATAAGAAAATCAGTATCTTATGAACTAATATTGGTATTTTTGCAAAGGTTGGAATGAGTTTTACACCAGGTTTTCAACTTTGTTGTTGTTAGCAGATCTGGATTAAACTTAACCCACCATTTAATAGAAAATTTCTTAATTAATTGAGAAGTTAGACAATCTTGCCATAACTGCTCAGATGAAAAGGTCTAGGAGATAATCCAAGTAATCCCAAAAACTgcataaaaaaataataaagtCTTGTGTGAAGGACAAGTAGTAGCTGAGGTAAAGTCATTGAAGACTTTAGAAGCATAATTGAGGAAAATATCCATAGTGGGTCCAATGAGCTGAAACCATTGGATAAACCAATAGGAAAAGTTTAATGAAATATCTTTATTAAACCAAATAAATCAGGTATGGTTAAATGGTTCAATTGCTAAGAAATTGGACCATGCATCCATGTAATCCAGATAATTGTATGTTTGAGGAGAGTAAGACTTTGAGGAAAAAAATTCTTTTGTTGGGGGTTGCTTCCAAACTGATGAAGATAAAACCTtaataattttgaatttggagaacttaattttttatttatcATTCTCATCATATTGATGAGTAAGAGAAATAGAATCAGTATCAACCAAAATAAATTCATAATATTCTCATGGTTTTAATAAGTCTTTCGGTAAAAAGAAAATTCCAAGAGGGAAAATTCTTGAAATAAATTGTAATAATGACGCATCTGAAAGACAGTACATAGGCTCCAAATGGATAATCGGTTCTGACATATTTTTGATAATAAAAGAAGATTTTGTAGAAGATGGGGGAGTGTAAAAAGCTAACTTTGATATGGGTTTACTTTGAGAAGATGGGGAAGTAGTAATTATTTGAGTAAAAGATAATGGAGATAATAGTTCAGGCTTAATCAAATGTCTGGGGGAAGAAGGTATTGGAGAAGTAATTTTTGTAATATATGAAGGTGATCCTAAAACTATGGATTTATTATTTGATGATAATGGAGGTCCATAATTATCTCTGGGATCATTCTGTTTCTTGCTCCTTTTTACCCTGTAAAAATTCTCGAGTTAAAAAATCTGGTAAAAAAATTTTAATTCCTTCAATATGTTCTATTTCAATATTAAAACATGATAGCAAAGATTTCCATCTGACAAAAATATGTTTTGAAACTAAATTTTTTACATCCTTCTTTAAAACACTCTTAGCAGCTTTGCAGTCtgtttttaataaaaataacTTTGAAAATAAATCATCTTGAAATTTGGTAATGCATAAAACAATGGCTAAAATCTCTTTCTTTATAGTACTATAATTTAATTGGGCTGGAGACCAAGTTCTAGAGTAATATCTAACAATTTGTTCCTTATCCGTGTCTGAAAGTAGTTATTTTAATATACCACCAAACCCTAGTTCCGAGGCATCTGTTTCAACAATAAGATTAACATTTGGATAAGAGATTCATAGGCAAGGTAATCTATTAACTATTTGCTTTAATTGGGTGACCCTTTTGATCATGGAATCATTTCAAGGTGGGGGATTCTTTCTAAGTCTCTTAAATAAAGGAAGACAGTTAGTTCTAAGATTAGGAATAAAGTATGAAACATAGTTATAGCTAGGTTATCAATGATGAAAGGATAAAGTAAAGCCAATAAAGGGGTTCCTAGAATAATAGTTTCTTCAATGTTTTTAACTAGAAGAAAAGAAGTTTTATAACATATTTGATCTTTACAGATCGTAGCATTGGATAACTTATATGACACATTTAATATGTTATCATTAGCTCCTCGTAAGGATTCTTTAGTTTTCTCGTAATATTGGGTTGGGATTAACCATTCTTGAATGCAGTTTAAATCTGCTCCCGCGTCTATTAAAGCAACTAGTTCAAAATTTTTATCCTTAATAATGAGATTTATTTTACTATACCATTTGTAAGATAACATCTTTTCTATTTTATTGATATAAGGATCTTCATTGGTTGCAACAATAACTTCTTCATTAGTTTCTTCATGTTTTTTACTAGAAGAAGCTAACTTATGCTAATTTTGAATAATCATGTAGCCTTGTAATTCTAAAAGTTTAAGTTCTATCTCATCATCCCGGGTTTTTAGCGtttgaatttcattttttaaattCTTAATTTCTTCTTGTAAGTCATTAACATAAACAGTTTTCTCAATGAGATTTTTAAATAAGTTCATAACatctttaaattttattttgttaACATGCTTTTTACAAATATCGTTTTCatcaataatatttttaatttgtcTCATGAAAGCATTTTTACTTTCAAATTCTTTCATCTTATCTAATATTCCTATTAGGGTATTAGCTTGATGATTAGTGAGAACATTATTGCTTTTATTACAACTATTACAATTACAAAAGTCTATTCCTAAACATTCATCAGAATCAGAATTTGACTCCTCATAATTTTTAATTTGACGAATTTCTTTATAAGAAGATTCTTCATAAGATGAAGAGATGTCTTCTTCTTCCGAATTTAGCAAGATATTTTTTTAATGTAGATATCAAACTTTCTTTTAACTCCTCTGAAATATCTAAATTTCCTAATTGATTAATTTTCTCTTGCATCTTACACTTATTAGCATAATGGCCAAAACGACCATATTTATAATATTTAACATCTTTGTCTTTAGCTTTAGATTTAGCATAGGGTTTCCTATAAGGTTTCTTACCATAATTTTTCTTATAAGGGGCTTTATGAAATTTAGAGTTATCTTTGTAAGGTTGTTTCTTATGGTAACAAAAGTGTTTCTTACTTTTAATAGCAACCCTTTTATTCTTAGGGTTACTAGGAGCTCTTAAAGGAGTAGCTCCATATTGTTCGCAAAATTAACCCATTTCGCACCTATTACtctttttttatttaatttttaacCTTATTTTGAAGTTTGTAATTAGTACAAATTTGTATACCAGTTTCAATAACATAATTAGATAATTCACCCACAGTTAACGACTGATAAGGAATAATTTCATTGAAATTTTGTTTAATATTTGTCTTAACCTTCTCAGCAAATAATCTAGGTAAGCCACTAATAAATCTTTCTTTCCAATAATCAGCAGCACCATTTGACCTAAGGCAGAGTTTAGAAAGAAACATGTCTCTATACCACCTATTTTCAGACATGGTTGGACAGTACAAATTTAGTAATTAGCTTGTTGCTCCTTGTTGGAGCTTTAAAGGCTCTCCTACAAAGAACTTGGTAATAACATACAAGAGAGTTGTAACACAAACAACTTCATTGGATTCTATTTTAACAACTAAGTTAATTTGGGTTTTGTCTTCAGGACTAAGGAGATTATCCCACCATCCTTTTAATTGCCCTGTAAACCCTATAACTAATATATCTTTAGTATGCTTGTCGGTGTTTTCTTTGAGTTTAAAAGTTGTAGCAGCCATAGTCATTTTTTGTATGGTATCTAACACTTATTTCTCAGAAGCACCGTCGATGTTCCATTCTACAATGGATTCTCCTTAATAACTATTTTCAACAAAACTACTTTTTCTTCAAATTACACATCAGCAAATGACGATCTAAGATAGTAGTTTCGAGTTTAGCTCTTGGGGATCTTCCACCTAACTTACTCACTATATTATCAAATTCTTCTTCCCGAGATAAAGTATTTATCTCTCATGAAGAATTTCCCATACTTAAGGTCCTTAATTTTTAACTAATTCTTTTAT includes these proteins:
- the LOC127120959 gene encoding acid phosphatase 1, whose translation is MMLKIKIVQTIVAGLTFLLGLLTNLLLKMHRQQNHKAHSSQKLQKMMMISELDSSSSSEVDDERYGLSWRLAVETNNNVRPWKTVPPCCYKHVENYILGGQYELDMNTIVDEIIFYAKSQIPVPGHKDAWILDVDDTCISNIPYYKDKRFGCEPFDSTMFKAWINKGMCPANPVVLRLFKTLIQKGFKVFLLTGRYEGTLAKITMDNLHIQGFIGYQRLILRSDEYKGQSAVKYKSSIRKEIEKEGYRIWGNVGDQWTDLQGDSLGNRTFKLPNPMYCIS